The segment AGTAGGTGAGCGGGTTTATGGTTTTAAAAATATGTATCCGAGTTTATATTTTTATTATATTTTTAAAAATTTATCAAAAAATGAAAAACTATATTTAAATTATCAAGTTGTTCAAGATGAAAAAGGTATTTTAATTTTTTTAATAGAACAAGAACTAGCGCCTAATAATGAAGAAAAATTAAAAAGTGAAATTGATAATTATTTTAATCTTGATGTAAGTTATACAATAAAACCAAATTCTAAATTAATTACATCAAAAGGGAAGTTGAAAAACTTTATATCTACTATAAATGAATAATCTAGTTTCAATAATTACACCAAGTTATAATTCATCAGAATTTATATCATTAACAATTTTCAGTGTTAAAGCACAAACATATCAAAATTGGGAAATGATAATTGTTGATGATCTTTCTACGGATAATAGTGTGGAAATTATTCAATCATTTATGGATAATGATAAGCGTATTAAGCTTCATAAACTTTCTGTAAATTCAGGAGCAGGTATTGCTAGAAATAAAGCGATAGATTTAGCAAAAGGTGATTTTATTGCTTTTTTAGATAGTGACGATTTATGGTTCCCAAATAAATTAGAACTTCAAATTAAATTTATGATTGATAACAATTATAATTTAACACATACTTCTTATAAAGTTATTAATGAACGAGGTGAAGATTTAAAAAAGACTATTTTTTGTGAATCTAAATTAGATTATCATCAAATGTTATCTTCAAATAAAATAGGATGTTTAACGGCAATTTATAATACAGCTATTTTAGGTAAGATTTATATGCCTGAAATAAGAAAAAGACAAGATTATGCTTTATGGCTTAAAATTTTAAAAATTGAAAGCTTTGCTTATGGGTTTCCAGATGCTTTAGCTAGTTATAGAGATAGAAGTAATTCGATATCTAATAATAAAATAGAAATGTTAAAATGGAATTGGAGTTTATATAAAGAAATTGAAAAATTATCTTATTTTAGGGCTACCTATTACACTGTCTGTAATATTATAAATAAATTGCTAAAATAATAATGTCAAAATCATATTACAACTTATCTGAAAGAAAAATTCTATTAAGAATAGTTGATGTTCTTATGTTGACAACGTCATTGTTTTTAGCTTCAAATTTTCTAAATTTTAATTATATAAGTTTTAATAATCAGTTTATCTCTTATTGGCTATTTCTACTTTATTTTTATTATTTAATCTTTGGTGAAATATTTCAATCATATAATTTAAATGTATCTAATAATAGGTATTTGGTCGTTAGAAGTATTATTCTAACAGCATTTTCAACAACTATATTTTATATTTTCACCCCATTTATATCGCCGATATTACCTACAAATAGGTTACAAATAATTTATTTTTTTCTACTACTTTCTTTGCCAATAATAATTTGGAGATTTATTTATATGTGGCTTATTTTTTCTCCAAAGTATTTTAAAAATGTTGTATTTATAGGTAGTTCAGAAAGAATAAAAAAAATAATTCATAAAATAAATAAAGATAATTATCATAATATAATAGCCTATATTTCAGATAAAGAAATAAATGGTATAACAGGTTTTAATGATATTTTAACTACAAAATTATCTTCTATTATTACTCCTAGTTATATTACAGAAGTTGTTGTTTCTAAAAGTGAATTATCATTAAGTACTATTAATTCTTTGAATAAAGAACTTATTTTATTGTTTAAACAAGGAGTTAATATTATTAGTTATGAAAATTTTTATGAAGAAGTAACATCTAGAGTACCAAAGGAATATTTAAGTCATAATTTTTACAAATATTTAAATTTCAGTAAAAGTAATAGTAGTAGGTTTTATCTTTTTGGTTTACGGTTTATTGATATCGTTGTTTCTCTTTTGGGGGTTTTAGTACTTATCGTTTTAATTCCATTTTTATTCATTGGAAATTTATTTGCTAACCGTGGTTCATTGTTTTATAATCAAGAAAGAGTGGGTAAAAATGGTAAAATTTTTAAGATTTATAAACTTAGATCCATGATAACTAATGCTGAAGTTAACGGTGCTATTTGGGCAAAAAAAAATGATACTAGAATTACATCTTTTGGTAAGTTTTTAAGAAATACCAGGTTAGATGAAACACCTCAATTTTTTAATATTTTAAAAGGTGAAATGAGTATTATAGGACCAAGACCAGAGAGACCCGAATTTGTAAAAGATTTAGAAGAAAAAATTCCATTTTATGCTATTAGAAACGTTATTAGACCTGGTTTAACAGGATGGGCTCAAGTTAATTACCCTTATGCAAATACAATTGAAGAGCAGGAAATTAAATTGCGATATGATTTGTATTATATAAAAGAAAGGAGTGCTTTTTTAGATTTCAAAATCTTAATAAAAACAATAACTACAGTCTTGTTATATAGAGGTCAGTAATCTATCTTTTTGACAAAAATAAATACCTTGTAAAGAGTAAAAATAATAATGGAATTATTGCTATTGGAAATTGTTGAACTTTAGTAAACCAAATAATTGGTATAATTATTATTAAAACAGATAGTACTTGAAAGTACTTTTTAATCCATTTGTACTTACTATCTTTAAGTAGTACAAAAGCAATAATTAAATTTGGTGCAAATGCCCATAAAAAATTATAATTATTTGGAGCTGTAGAGTGGGTTGAAAAAAACCATAAGAAAATAACAACACTCCCTATTAAGCCAGTAATAAAAAATAGTGCAAAATCTAACCATTTAGTTCTTTTACCTTTTTTAAAATCGTTATAAGTAATAAATAAACCTATAACAGCAAAAAGACTAAACATTAAAAAAGGATTAAATAACCTAATTTTCGGCTTATTTTCTTTATAATCTAAGAGTATATCTTCTCTTTTAATTAATTTTTTTGGTTGATTTTTTACAAATAATGAGGCTTCTTTAAACCCCAAATACACATAATCTGGCAAGTACATATATTCTAATGAAGTCGCTTTTTTATCTAGTTTAGTACCTGCAATTAAATTTATTCCAAAGCTTCCCCATGTATTCCAATAAATTTCTTTATCCATTAACGCTCTAAGAGTTAAGTTTTTTTCTAAAGAATCATTTTTAAAAACAACTTTATCGCCTAATATTAAAGAAGTAATATCTCGTAATTTTGTTGCGCAATTATCATAATATGGGTCATATAAATAATTAGCGTTTTGTGGGTTTGCATTATTTTCTAAAAACGTAAAATATTTTTGTTTTTCTTCTTGAGTTAAATCTAAAACTTGTTGTTTTAACCAGCGTTTATCTCTGTTGTAGCTTGCTATAAAATATTTGAAATCATAACGTGCTAAACTATATATTAGTTTCCCTTTTGCAAAATTTGTGTAAAAATTTGGAGCATTAAAATCAAACATTCCATAATTATAAATTAAATCTAAGTTTAAAACAGGATCTTTAATTCTAATTGCAGAATGACCAAAGGCTTCATACAATTCTGTTCCAGGACCAGCAGTAACAATGCTTACTTCAGAGTAAACAGAAAGTTGAAGCTGGGCTTTAATTGGGGTAATAAAAGAAATTAGAAAGAGTAAAAGAAGGTATTTTTTTATCATAAATACTAGGGTCTAAAAAAACTATAATCAAAAGTTATTGAAAAAATATTTGAATATAAAGCGTTACCAACACTACCAATATTTGTTAATGCGTAATCTACTTGAATACCATTATAATTAAAACCTACACCAAAATTTGGTTGTAATGAAAGAGATTTTGTATTATCAAACTGAGTTATATGCTGAAAATTACCAACACCAGCTCTTAGGTAAACAATCTCATCAAAATCTAATTGAAAACCAGCAGCTGGATCAATACTAACAGCATCCGAAGAAAAAATATCATTTGTTTTTGCAAATCGCATATTTAAATCTACTTCAGTTAATAGATTAAAAAAACGTCCTATTCGCCAATTTCTAGCAACTCCTATTTGTAATTTTGGTTTTGTAATTTCTGTTGTTTCTGGTAATTCTTGATTTTGTCCAGGAATAGCATCTTTAATTTTATTGAATTCATCTTCATTAATTGCCCAACTATTAAATGTTGTTGTAATGTCTCTTGCCATTAATCCAAATTTCCAATCATTTCTATCAAACTGAATTCCAACATCAAAACCAAAACCCCAAGAAGAAGCAAAATCTCCAATAATTCTTCTTACAATTTTTGCGTTTACTCCGAATTTTAAATCTTTAAAAATTAAATTTTTAGCATAGGCAACGTTAAAAGCATAATCAACAGATGAAAAAAGACTAATTCTATTAAAATCGATATTTCCTTGACTATCTATTAGCTCAGTTGTATTTAAGATATCATCAACCCCAAAACGTATAATTGAGATTCCAAGAGCACTTTCTGCATCAATAGGCATGGCAAAAGCAGCATGATTATAGTTTGCAATACCAGCAAAATAAGAAGCATGCATTAGTGAACCTTGGTAGTCTTTTATACCAATTAATCCTGCAGGGTTCCAGTAAATCGAATTTACTCCTTTACTTGTAGCAACAACAGATTTACTCATTCCTAAAGCTGCTGCATCTACGCCAATTGTTAAAAATTCATTTGAATAACTTCTAAATGCTTGGGCATTTAAAAGAATTGGAGAGATGAATAAAAAAAGTAAAATTTTATATTTCAAAAGGTGTAAAATTATTAATAACAAATATCTAAAAACATACTAAAATAACTGTTGTTTTCTTAAGATATTGTTTATAAAATATCAATCTGAATATTTTCTTTAATAAAACGTGAAATTCTGTTTTCTAGCCAAGTATTTTCTAAGGGTTTAAATGATGACATAAAACCAACATGACCACCATAATTAGGCATTTCTAGATGAAAGAATTTAGACTCTTTTGCTTCTTCAATTGGGTAACATTCTTCTGCTAAAAAGGTATCATCTTTTGCGTTAATTAAAAGTGTTGGTCTATCAATACTTAAAAGATAAGGTTTAGAGCTAGCTTTTTCCCAATAATCTTCTGGACTTTTAAAACCAAAAACAGGTGCAGTATATAAATATTCTAGGTGTTTAAATTTAGTAGCTTTAAATAATTGATCTTTATCTAAATTATATTCAGGAAATTTATGAGACTTCTCTAAAATTTTGTTTTTTAGAGTTTTAAAAAACATTTCTATATATAATTTATTTTTCAATTTGTCCATTTCTTTTTCCGAAGAAGCAATATCTACAGGAACTGAAATTGAAATTCCACCTTTTATTTTTGAAGACAAACGATCCTTATACTCACCTAAATATTTCAGTGTTAAATTTCCACCTAAACTAAATCCGATTATAATAATATTTTCATAGTCATAATTTTCTAATAAGTGGTTTATTACAAAACTAACATCTTCAGTTTTTCCACTATGATAAGTAGAAAGCAATAAATTATCTTCTCCACTACAACTTCTTAAATTAAAACACACGGTGTCTAATCCTTTAGAATTTAAGTGGTTGCATGTAGAGGTCATGTACTTAGATGCTGAGCTTCCTTCTAAACCATGAATTAATATGGCTAATGTTTTAGAACCGATTAAAGAGAAATCTAAATCTAAAAAATCATGATCCCAAGTTGTAATTCTTTTTCTCTGATAATTTGTAGTATCTTTCATAAAAAGTGGTCTGTACATTGTGTTAAAGTGACCATTTTTGAAAGGTAAAGTAGGAGAGAAATCTGAGTTAAATAAAGGCATATAAATATCTTATTGATACAAATATGATAAAAATTTAATGATTTAGAAAATTCATAAACATTGATTCCTTATTTTAGCTTTTTAATTAACTAATAAAATGAATATCAAAAAACACATTCCTAATTTATTAACGCTAGGAAACCTTTTAAGCGGAACAATTGCAACTATTTTTGCTGTAGAAGGAGATTTTGTTTTTGCAGGACTTTTTGTGGTTTTAGGTATAATTTTTGATTTTTTAGATGGATTTGTTGCACGAATATTAAAAGTTTCTGGAGAACTAGGAAAACAATTAGATTCTTTAGCAGATATGGTAACAAGTGGTGTTGTTCCAGGAATTATAATGTTTCAATTGTTAAAAAATAGAACGGAAGAAATTGGTGATTTTTCTAGTGATTTGAACTTACAACACTATCTACCATATTTGGGTTTACTATTAACTTTAGCAGCTTGTTACAGATTGGCAAAATTTAATATTGATACAAGGCAATCGGATTCTTTTATTGGTTTACCAACACCTGCAATGAGTTTGTTTGTTATTTCTTTGCCTTTAATTGTGGCGTACTCTAACTATTCTATAATTACAGATCTGGTACAGAATAATTATTTTTTAATTACTGTAACACTTATTCTAACTTATTTAATGAATGCGGAATTGCCTTTATTTTCTTTAAAATTTAAGGACTATAGTTTTAAAAACAACGTAATGAAATACTTTTTTTTAATAACAGCTATCGTTTTAATTATTATATTAAAATACATTTCAATTCCGTTAATAATTGTGTTTTATGTATTGCTATCAGTAATAAGTAATTATCAAGTTAAAAGAAAATTATGATTGAAGGACCAATTCCTGATAATGAAAATGAAAGAATTGAAGCTTTAAAACGATATCAGGTTTTAGATACTATATCAGAAAAAGAGTATGATGATATTACAAGAATAGCATCAGAAATTTGTGAAACTCCAATTGCTTTAGTTTCTTTAGTAGATACTAAAAGACAATGGTTTAAATCGCATCATGGATTAGATGCAACAGAAACGCCAAGAAATGTAGCATTCTGTGCTCATGCAATTAACACTCCAGATGAGTTATTTATTATTCCTGATACGAGTAAAGATGAACGTTTTAAGGATAATCCACTCTCAACAGGGAACCCAAATGTGATTTTTTATGCGGGTGCTCCTTTAAATACAAAAGAGGGTTTTTCTTTAGGAACTTTATGTGTTATAGATAATAAGCCAAGAACATTAACAGACGGTCAGAAAGAATCACTTAAATCGCTTTCAAGTCTAGTCATTAGTCAGTTTGAAACAAGACTAAGAAACAGGCAATTGTCTGAAGCAAATAATGAAAATTTAAGATTAAATAAGCAGCTAAGTGAATTTGCTTATAGGTTAACACATGACATCAAATCGGCAATAAGTGGCATAAAATTTCTTTCTGAAATAATAGTGGAAGATTATTCAGATAAATTAGATAATGAAGGAAAAACTTCACTTAATTTAATTTCTTCTAACAGTACTTATTTGTATTCTCTAGTTGAAGGAATATTGAATTTCACTACAGCTACAAATAAAGAAATAGTTTACGAAAACTTTAATCTAAAAGTAGTATTAGAAAATATTAAACATTTAAATAATTGGGAGAATAAATATGTAATTAATTATATTGATTGTGATATTTCTATAAAACAATCAAAAATAGGTTTTATTCAAATTTTTCAAAACTTGCTATCTAATAGCATAAAGTTTGTAGAAGTTGGTGAATCAATTATCTCTATTTCTTTAGAAATTGAATCTGATTTTTATAAAATATCTTATAAAAATAATAGCCCAGTAATAGAGGATAAATATCATAAAAAAGTATTTGAACTTTTTGAAACACTAGACAAGAAAAAAGGTGTAGGAATTGGTTTGTCTACTATAGGTTCAATTATAGAAAGACTAGGAGGAAGTATTAAAATAGTAAATTTAAAAGACGAAAATTTAGGAGTAGAATTTTGTATAAAAGTTCCTATAATTAAAGATTAAAAATATTTTTTCTTTTTTAGCTCAAAATCTTTACCTAAGTATACCTTTCTAACCATTTCATCTGCAGCTAATTCTTCTGGAGTTCCTTCTTTTAAGATACTTCCATTATACATTAAATAGGTTTTATCTGTAATAGCTAAAGTAGCTTGTACATCATGATCTGTAATTAAAATACCAATATTTCTGTCTTTTAAATGGGCTACAATACTTTGTATATCTTCAACAGCAATAGGATCTACACCTGCAAAAGGTTCATCTAATAAAATAAATTTTGGATCAGAAGCTAAACAACGTGCAATTTCTGTTCTTCTTCTTTCTCCACCAGATAATAAATCTCCTCTATTTTTACGAACATGACCTATATTAAACTCTTCAATTAAAGATTCTAGTTTAACCTTCTGTTCTTTTTTTGATAAATCTGTGAATTGTAAAACAGACATAATGTTTTCTTCTACAGATAGTTTTCTAAAAACAGATGCTTCTTGAGCCAAATAACCAATTCCTTTTTGCGCACGCTTGTACATGGCATCATCAGTAATTTCTTCTTCATTTAAGAAGATTTTACCAGCATTTGGTTTAATCATACCAACAATCATATAGAAAGATGTAGTTTTTCCAGCTCCATTTGGACCTAAAAGTCCAATAATTTCACCTTGCTTAACTTCCAAAGAAATGCCTTGTACAACTTTTCTGCTTCCATATATTTTTTGAATATTTTCTGCTCTTAATATCATTTATTACGTGTAACTGTTAAAATGGGTAATTGTTTATTTGTAATAGTCTAAAAGGGTAAAAGTAAAAATTTAAAATAGGTTACTTCTTAATTTGTTAACAAACTTGCTCATAATTATATGATTAATCAAACAAACGATTAAACCCTATTCTTCTAAAGCATCCCAAAATTCTACAGCTCTTCTTAAATGAGGAATTAAAATAGTTCCTCCAACTAAAGTAGCAATAGACATCGTTTCCATCATTTCTTCTTTCGTTACTCCATTTTTATGTGCCGTTTCTAAATGATATGCAATACAATCATCACAACGTAAAACTGCAGAAGCCACTAAACCTAGAAGCTCTTTTGTTTTACTAGGTAAATGACCTTCTGCAAATGCGTTAGTATCTAAATTAAATATTCTTTTTATAATTTTATTATCAGAAGATAAAATCTTATCGTTCATTTTCTGACGATAATCATTAAACTCTTGTGTTTTTTTGTTCATTTTTTTGTTGTTTTTTAATCACCATTTTCGATACTTTAATACTTATTTCATATAAAATAAGAATAGGAATTGCTACAATTATTTGACTTGCAATATCTGGTGGTGTTATAATAGCTGCTAATATTAATACAACTACTAATGAATGTTTTCTATATTTCTTTAAAAACTCAGGAGTAACTAATCCTATTTTTGTTAAAAAGAAAACTAAAACAGGCAATTCAAAAAGAATAGAAACTCCTAATAACATATTGGTAACTAAACCTATATGAGAGTCCATTGTAAAGTTATTCTGAATTAAATCTGTAATTTGATAATTATATAAAAAGTGAATTGAAATTGGTGCAATTACATAAAAACTAAACGCAATTCCGCAGAAAAATAAAAAGGAGGCTATAAAAATAAAACCTCTAGATTTATTAACTTCTTTTGATGTTAAACCAGGAGAAATAAACCTCCAGATTTCCCATAATAAGTAAGGGAATGAAATAATAATACCTAAAATTAACGAAGACCAAATAGCGTTCATTAATTGCTGAGTTGGTTTTAAACTAATAAGGTTATCTTTAAATTCTACATTACAGAATGTACTATCAAAGCCAAAAAAAGTAAAAAAATCGCAAAAAAACTGATAGGTAACAAAATCAGCTCTTCTATGTGCTAGTAAAAAGTTATCATAAACTTCTTTTTGAAATACAAATAATAAAATTGCGATGATAAAAATTGCTGCTGCACTTCTTACTAAGTGCCACCTTAATTCTTCTAGATGACCTAAAAAGGACATTTCGTTTTTTTGTTCTGCCATTAGAAAATTCCTTCTTTAATTAAATCATGTAAATGAACTACACCAACATATTTTTTAGCATCATCAACAACTAATATTTGAGTAATACTATTATTTTCTAAAGTGTCTAAAGCCTCAATAGCCATTGAATCTTGGTGTAATGTTTTTGGGTTTTTACCCATTATATCTTTTGCTGTAAAATGATTGATATCTGTTGTTTTATTTAGCATTCTTCTAATGTCTCCATCTGTAATAATACCAATTATTTTTTCATCTTTTAAAACAGCTGTAACTCCTAATCTTTTTTCAGAAATTTCTACAATTACCTTAACAATACTGTCATTTTCTTCAACTTTTGGTAATTGATTGTTTTTAATTAAATCTGAAGCCCTTAAATATAAACGCTTACCTAACGCTCCTCCCGGATGATATTTTGCAAAATCTTTACTTGAAAATCCTTTTAAATCCAACAAACAAACAGCTAAAGCATCTCCCATAACAAGTTGTGCTGTTGTACTTGTTGTTGGCGCTAAATTATTAGGACAAGCTTCTTTTTCTACAAAAGTGTTTAAAGGAAAATCAGCATTCTTTCCTAAAAAAGAGTCTATATTTCCTGTAATTGCAATAATTTTATTTCCGTAGTTTTTAATTAACGGAACTAAAACTTTAATTTCTGGTGTGTTACCACTTTTAGAAATACAGATTACTACATCTTCTTTTTGAACATTTCCTAAATCTCCATGAATTGCGTCTGCAGCATGCATAAAAATAGCGGGAGTTCCTGTAGAGTTAAAAGTAGCTACTATCTTAGTAGCTATATTTGCACTTTTTCCAATTCCAGTAACAATTACTCTTCCGTTAGAATTTAATATGAATTTAATTGCGTTTTCAAAATTAACATCAATTAAATTAGCTAAATTAGCAATAGCGTTGCTTTCTATTAAAATAGTTTTTTTGGCAGTATCAATAATTGTGTTGTAATTTTTCAAGTTTTAGTATTTTATCAGAATAAAAAAAAGTTATATCTTTATATGTAGAAACAAGGCAAATTTACTACAAAAAATAGTTACATCAAACATATAAAGATGTTTGTAATTTATTTTTTTAATGTTAAACAAATATTATTATATAAATGGATTTACATAGTCCTCTAAAAAAGTTTTTTGGTTTTAATAAATTTAAAGGCTTACAAGAGCAAGTAATTGAAAGTATTTCGAATAATGAGAATACTTTTGTAATAATGCCAACTGGTGGAGGAAAATCTCTTTGTTACCAATTACCCGCATTAATGAAAGAGGGAACAGCAATTGTTGTTTCTCCTTTAATTGCCTTGATGAAAAATCAGGTTGATGCAATTAGAGGTATTTCTGAGCATCATGGTATTGCACACGTTTTAAATTCTTCATTAAATAAAACGGATGTAAATCAAGTTAAAGAAGATATTGCTAACGGAATTACAAAATTATTATACGTAGCACCAGAATCTCTAATAAAAGAAGAATATGTGACTTTTTTAAGAACACAGAAAATTTCTTTTGTTGCTATTGATGAAGCGCATTGTATCTCTGAATGGGGACATGATTTTAGACCTGAATATAGAAATTTAAAAAACATTATAAAAGCCATAGATAATGTTCCTGTAATTTGTTTAACGGCAACTGCTACAGAAAAGGTACAAGAAGACATCTTAAAAACTTTAGGAATTACAGATGCAAATAGGTTTAAAGCTTCTTTTAATAGGCCAAATTTATTTTATGAAGTAAGACCAAAAACAAAAGATGTAGAAAAAGATATTATTCGTTTTGTAAAACAAAGAATGGGTAAATCTGGAATTATCTATTGTTTAAGTAGAAAGAAAGTAGAAGAAGTTGCCCAGATTTTACAGGTAAATGGTATTAAAGCGGTTCCTTATCATGCAGGTTTAGATGCAAAAACACGTGTAAAACATCAAGATATGTTTTTGATGGAAGATACAGATGTTGTAGTTGCAACCATTGCTTTTGGAATGGGAATTGATAAACCAGATGTTCGTTTTGTAATTCACCATGATATTCCTAAAAGTTTAGAAAGTTATTACCAAGAAACCGGTAGAGCAGGACGTGATGATGGAGAAGGGTATTGTTTAGCTTTTTATGCCTACAAAGACATAGAAAAGTTAGAAAAATTTATGGCAAGTAAGCCTATTGCAGAACAAGAAATAGGACATGCACTATTACAGGAAGTTGTTGGTTATGCAGAAACTTCAATGAATAGGCGTAAATATCTTTTACATTATTTTGGTGAAGAGTATGATGCAATAAATGGATTAGGTGCAGATATGAATGATAATTCTAGAAACCCTAAGGTAAAGAACGAAGCAAAAGATGATGTTGTAAAAATATTATCTGTAATTAAGAGTACATTACAACAATACAAATCTAAAGAAGTAGTTAATACAATTATTGGTAGAGAAAACGCACTTTTAACTTCTCATAAAACACATTTACAACCTCATTTTGGTATTGGTAAAGACAAACCTGCTGCTTATTGGATGGCATTAATTCGTCAGATTTTGGTTGTTAATTTTATCAGAAAAGAAATTGAACAATATGGTGTTTTAAAACTGACAGAAATTGGTCAAAATTTTAGAGAAAAACCTTCATCATTTATGATGACAGAAGATCACTCTTATACTCAAGAAATTGATAATTCTATTATTACAAATGCCAAATCCTCTGGTGGTGCAGCCGATGAGAAATTAGTTATACTATTAAAAGACTTGCGTAAAAAAGTAGCTATTAAAGCAGGAGTTCCTCCTTTTGCTGTTTTTCAAGATCCATCTTTAGATGATATGGCATTAAAATATCCGATTAATTTAGATGAACTTTCTAAAGTTCATGGAGTAGGAGAAGGTAAAGCACGTAAATTTGGTAAGGATTTTGTAAAACTTATCACAGATTATGTTGATGAAAATGATATTTTAAGACCAGATGATTTAATTGTTAAGAGCACAGGTGTAAACTCAGGCTTAAAATTATATATTATTCAGAATACTGATAGAAAATTACCTTTAATTGATATATCTAAATCTAAAGGGTTGGAAATGAGTGATTTAATTAAGGAAATGGAAGCTATTATTTTTTCTGGAACAAAATTAAATATAGATTATTCTATAGATGATTTGTTAGATGAAGACCAGCAAGAAGAAATTCATGATTATTTTATGGAAGCTGATACAGATAAAATTCAAGATGCTTTAGATGAATTTGATGGTGATTATGATGAGGAGGAACTCCGATTAATGCGTATTAAATTTATAAATGAAGTAGGAAATTAAACTTTATCTTATATCATCACTTAATTCAAACCTATAATCTCCAAATAATGCTTTTTTATTGTTTATAATGAGTGTGGTTATATAACTTAGATCATTATTTTAAATATC is part of the Polaribacter sp. SA4-10 genome and harbors:
- a CDS encoding glycosyltransferase family 2 protein; amino-acid sequence: MNNLVSIITPSYNSSEFISLTIFSVKAQTYQNWEMIIVDDLSTDNSVEIIQSFMDNDKRIKLHKLSVNSGAGIARNKAIDLAKGDFIAFLDSDDLWFPNKLELQIKFMIDNNYNLTHTSYKVINERGEDLKKTIFCESKLDYHQMLSSNKIGCLTAIYNTAILGKIYMPEIRKRQDYALWLKILKIESFAYGFPDALASYRDRSNSISNNKIEMLKWNWSLYKEIEKLSYFRATYYTVCNIINKLLK
- a CDS encoding exopolysaccharide biosynthesis polyprenyl glycosylphosphotransferase, whose translation is MLTTSLFLASNFLNFNYISFNNQFISYWLFLLYFYYLIFGEIFQSYNLNVSNNRYLVVRSIILTAFSTTIFYIFTPFISPILPTNRLQIIYFFLLLSLPIIIWRFIYMWLIFSPKYFKNVVFIGSSERIKKIIHKINKDNYHNIIAYISDKEINGITGFNDILTTKLSSIITPSYITEVVVSKSELSLSTINSLNKELILLFKQGVNIISYENFYEEVTSRVPKEYLSHNFYKYLNFSKSNSSRFYLFGLRFIDIVVSLLGVLVLIVLIPFLFIGNLFANRGSLFYNQERVGKNGKIFKIYKLRSMITNAEVNGAIWAKKNDTRITSFGKFLRNTRLDETPQFFNILKGEMSIIGPRPERPEFVKDLEEKIPFYAIRNVIRPGLTGWAQVNYPYANTIEEQEIKLRYDLYYIKERSAFLDFKILIKTITTVLLYRGQ
- a CDS encoding DUF4105 domain-containing protein, with product MIKKYLLLLFLISFITPIKAQLQLSVYSEVSIVTAGPGTELYEAFGHSAIRIKDPVLNLDLIYNYGMFDFNAPNFYTNFAKGKLIYSLARYDFKYFIASYNRDKRWLKQQVLDLTQEEKQKYFTFLENNANPQNANYLYDPYYDNCATKLRDITSLILGDKVVFKNDSLEKNLTLRALMDKEIYWNTWGSFGINLIAGTKLDKKATSLEYMYLPDYVYLGFKEASLFVKNQPKKLIKREDILLDYKENKPKIRLFNPFLMFSLFAVIGLFITYNDFKKGKRTKWLDFALFFITGLIGSVVIFLWFFSTHSTAPNNYNFLWAFAPNLIIAFVLLKDSKYKWIKKYFQVLSVLIIIIPIIWFTKVQQFPIAIIPLLFLLFTRYLFLSKR
- a CDS encoding PorV/PorQ family protein; this encodes MKYKILLFLFISPILLNAQAFRSYSNEFLTIGVDAAALGMSKSVVATSKGVNSIYWNPAGLIGIKDYQGSLMHASYFAGIANYNHAAFAMPIDAESALGISIIRFGVDDILNTTELIDSQGNIDFNRISLFSSVDYAFNVAYAKNLIFKDLKFGVNAKIVRRIIGDFASSWGFGFDVGIQFDRNDWKFGLMARDITTTFNSWAINEDEFNKIKDAIPGQNQELPETTEITKPKLQIGVARNWRIGRFFNLLTEVDLNMRFAKTNDIFSSDAVSIDPAAGFQLDFDEIVYLRAGVGNFQHITQFDNTKSLSLQPNFGVGFNYNGIQVDYALTNIGSVGNALYSNIFSITFDYSFFRP
- a CDS encoding YheT family hydrolase: MPLFNSDFSPTLPFKNGHFNTMYRPLFMKDTTNYQRKRITTWDHDFLDLDFSLIGSKTLAILIHGLEGSSASKYMTSTCNHLNSKGLDTVCFNLRSCSGEDNLLLSTYHSGKTEDVSFVINHLLENYDYENIIIIGFSLGGNLTLKYLGEYKDRLSSKIKGGISISVPVDIASSEKEMDKLKNKLYIEMFFKTLKNKILEKSHKFPEYNLDKDQLFKATKFKHLEYLYTAPVFGFKSPEDYWEKASSKPYLLSIDRPTLLINAKDDTFLAEECYPIEEAKESKFFHLEMPNYGGHVGFMSSFKPLENTWLENRISRFIKENIQIDIL
- a CDS encoding phosphatidylcholine/phosphatidylserine synthase, whose amino-acid sequence is MNIKKHIPNLLTLGNLLSGTIATIFAVEGDFVFAGLFVVLGIIFDFLDGFVARILKVSGELGKQLDSLADMVTSGVVPGIIMFQLLKNRTEEIGDFSSDLNLQHYLPYLGLLLTLAACYRLAKFNIDTRQSDSFIGLPTPAMSLFVISLPLIVAYSNYSIITDLVQNNYFLITVTLILTYLMNAELPLFSLKFKDYSFKNNVMKYFFLITAIVLIIILKYISIPLIIVFYVLLSVISNYQVKRKL
- a CDS encoding ATP-binding protein, with protein sequence MIEGPIPDNENERIEALKRYQVLDTISEKEYDDITRIASEICETPIALVSLVDTKRQWFKSHHGLDATETPRNVAFCAHAINTPDELFIIPDTSKDERFKDNPLSTGNPNVIFYAGAPLNTKEGFSLGTLCVIDNKPRTLTDGQKESLKSLSSLVISQFETRLRNRQLSEANNENLRLNKQLSEFAYRLTHDIKSAISGIKFLSEIIVEDYSDKLDNEGKTSLNLISSNSTYLYSLVEGILNFTTATNKEIVYENFNLKVVLENIKHLNNWENKYVINYIDCDISIKQSKIGFIQIFQNLLSNSIKFVEVGESIISISLEIESDFYKISYKNNSPVIEDKYHKKVFELFETLDKKKGVGIGLSTIGSIIERLGGSIKIVNLKDENLGVEFCIKVPIIKD